One region of Onychomys torridus unplaced genomic scaffold, mOncTor1.1, whole genome shotgun sequence genomic DNA includes:
- the CUNH2orf16 gene encoding LOW QUALITY PROTEIN: uncharacterized protein C2orf16 homolog (The sequence of the model RefSeq protein was modified relative to this genomic sequence to represent the inferred CDS: inserted 6 bases in 5 codons; deleted 3 bases in 2 codons; substituted 10 bases at 10 genomic stop codons), which yields MLTSELHLQGMKPELVNCGSKLKGVKSEPTYVQTMKDTGINHSAESQFVGFSKQASDSKVYSLVPSEFNARNQKQYRKSHKLNQKQLLQKIKQIAFKQEPHLQQIKSSELCTKLQDLESMEFNSEQQLQDVMSSELGLGTSPQSLEFNPGPQLQEIKPCEGCTETKLPDEPSLEFKHKPRLQSCFAPEPCFQDVKPVPLRLGSQQPSLGRQQFPLNDKLMVPTAESTGEFLAGPALTSVKFSNLIPESXQQCMKLTEFSSESXXQSVKHVTLSSVSLPQTGTSVGLSPRPFLQNVTSENQNPQTRDQIIESSQVIYRPGXQLADYTEKMRRQFSKLVDFISLPDRQDAGSSEMTKGLRHKSLETIEKSMRLTPKPTDKVIESLVRPQTWCGITPGQGPQIPESVSLTSKPWLKIEESLELLIQQASXVVGDIDSEELTFESWQPGEVAGRLTKPQDVSMGTSNITPIKSLDEIINFVMDKHADLTPKLHGVILAEFASSLWLKNVQSKKLITVXTHXVLETXELLGFQVIKTILVPIPLLLMVKSEDLAPGPNPQAIEPIGVATKPSIKIKLKNGLNLLPRPHLQDMLKPTEQTPIQENFAELILQQTSPLKETQEQRLQAEKSLGIKIXSPKVMEIEDLNQRWVCDDRDSDMITSEKSQAQNYFSRFIQSPSIPFISSSVKITELGPLQGSGMPEVSRALVKNFAVGILPSTESYTDTIMFRSSALPLITTLRVSGRIRVSKKFYPIFPGRQQNVWESHVCRQRLPRKYLSNMLMLGNIQGTTMERKISSEPFLTEGVTMDICQFIQNLFGVPAELMAFSQSLLEMGPRTISQTSVVKNYIQRLILXHGHKKSMPLKMWTHGSTSSIIQXSSGTRSGIKKKTTSEISDISQEVTQHLSASCTRPQFPSLMKPESSLKVLYNREDPVSKDQRENSQRDSLTRTFVSHHLLKASCLSHARMDISEQLHLLKGLQLKIASKLLRCQVPHNIPPRFSSGLILNYPNCLQCGRCSGFNCXHKLQSAFGPYLLVYTXLHLLNIPDGQGEMWWHLGFRLRTGKRPQVSKHCGRKRADTWKSTTLPSQRKSKIFPPASKSPTTPKDFQSRSSXVLVHIRKKQWGSHGVVSKTDAKDSEHHELCQLHSVSESGFESNQDEKXVKSRLKKTFGLKYPMKKTIKELKTQNTKVYKNSRTPEESPFRMMCPTRSKSIETTQTSTVSSKRQPKKSSQPKFIQLLFQCLRQAFQMAHRIVAFTGQKPEDRTRPRHFVVMQILTFAIGETDDTVQVTSIFQPLSIVQNVNSRAKKNHSDDISCPES from the exons ATGTTAACATCAGAATTACATCTTCAAGGTATGAAACCTGAGTTGGTCAACTGTGGATCAAAGTTGAAAGGTGTGAAGTCTGAGCCCACATATGTCCAGACAATGAAGGATACAGGGATCAATCATAGTGCTGAATCACAGTTTGTGGGATTCTCTAAGCAGGCCTCGGACTCAAAGGTTTATAGCCTGGTGCCTTCTGAATTCAAtgccagaaaccagaagcaaTATCGGAAGTCTCATAAGTTAAATCAAAAGCAactacttcaaaaaataaaacagatagcTTTCAAACAGGAACCACATTTGCAACAAATCAAGTCATCAGAATTATGTACAAAGCTTCAAGACCTGGAATCTATGGAATTCAATTCAGAGCAACAGTTGCAAGATGTGATGTCCTCTGAGTTGGGCCTGGGAACAAGTCCTCAGTCTTTAGAGTTCAACCCTGGGCCACAGTTGCAAGAGATAAAACCTTGCGAGGGGTGCACAGAAACCAAGCTGCCAGATGAGCCATCTCTGGAATTCAAGCATAAGCCTAGACTGCAA TCTTGCTTTGCACCAGAGCCATGTTTTCAAGATGTAAAGCCTGTGCCACTGAGGCTGGGCTCCCAACAGCCAAGCCTGGGTCGCCAACAGTTTCCTCTAAATGACAAACTAATGGTACCAACAGCAGAGTCCACCGGGGAATTCTTAGCAGGACCAGCACTGACTAGTGTCAAATTTTCAAATTTGATTCCAGAATCATAGCAACAGTGTATGAAATTGACAGAATTTTCTTCAGAGTCATAGTGACAAAGTGTAAAACATGTAACATTGTCATCAGTGTCTCTGCCACAAACTGGAACCTCGGTGGGGTTATCACCAAGACCATTCCTTCAAAATGTGACATCTGAGAACCAAAATCCCCAAACACGAGATCAAATCATAGAATCCTCTCAAGTGATATATAGACCAG ACCAGTTGGCAGACTATACTGAGAAGATGAGGCGCCAATTCTCTAAATTGGTGGATTTCATTTCACTACCAGATCGTCAAGATGCGGGATCTTCAGAAATGACAAAAGGGTTGAGACATAAAAGCCTAGAAACAATAGAGAAATCTATGAGGTTGACCCCCAAACCAACAGATAAAGTCATAGAATCATTAGTGAGGCCTCA GACCTGGTGTG GGATAACCCCAGGACAGGGACCTCAGATTCCTGAGTCTGTAAGTTTGACCTCAAAGCCATGGCTGAAAATAGAAGAATCCTTAGAGTTGTTAATCCAGCAAGCCAGTTAAGTTGTGGGAGATATAGACTCTGAGGAGCTCACTTTTGAGTCATGGCAGCCAGGGGAGGTAGCAGGTAGGCTAACAAAGCCCCAGGATGTAAGCATGGGAACTTCAAACATAACTCCAATAAAATCACTAGATGAAATTATAAACTTTGTAATG GACAAACATGCTGATTTGACTCCCAAACTGCATGGAGTAATATTGGCAGAATTTGCTTCAAGTCTTTGGCTAAAAAATGTGCAGTCTAAGAAATTAATCACAGTGTGAACACATTAAGTTTTAGAAA TAGAGTTGCTGGGCTTTCAAGTTATAAAGACTATATTAGTTCCCATACCACTGCTTCTGATGGTAAAATCTGAAGATCTGGCTCCAGGACCAAATCCCCAGGCTATAGAACCAATAGGAGTTGCCACAAAACCtagcattaaaataaaactaaagaatggTTTGAATTTACTCCCAAGACCACATCTTCAAGACATGCTAAAACCTACAGAACAAACTCCAATTCAAGAGAATTTTGCAGAATTAATTTTACAGCAAACATCTCCACTTAAGGAAACTCAAGAGCAAAGGCTTCAGGCTGAAAAATCTCTAGGGATCAAAAT ATCTCCTAAAGTAATGGAAATTGAAGATTTGAATCAAAGATGGGTGTGTGATGATAGAGACTCAGACATGATAACATCGGAAAAGTCACAAGCACAGAATTACTTCTCTAGGTTCATACAGAGCCCTTCAATCCCATTTATTTCAAGTTCTGTCAAAATAACTGAGTTAGGACCCCTTCAGGGTTCTGGAATGCCGGAGGTATCAAGAGCCTTGGTGAAGAACTTTGCTGTTGGTATTTTACCCTCTACAGAGTCCTATACAGACACTATTATGTTCCGTTCATCAGCCCTTCCCTTG ATTACTACCCTCAGAGTTTCAGGCAGGATTAGGGTCTCAAAGAAATTCTATCCGATCTTTCCTGGGAGACAACAGAATGTCTGGGAAAGTCATGTCTGTAGGCAGCGACTCCCTAGGAAATATCTCTCCAATATGCTGATGCTGGGAAATATTCAGGGAACTACTATGGAAAGGAAGATTTCTTCGGAGCCATTTTTAACAGAAGGAGTCACGATGGATATCTGTCAATTTATTCAGAATTTATTTGGGGTTCCAGCTGAACTGATGGCATTTTCCCAGAGCCTACTAGAGATGGGTCCTAGGACGATTTCACAGACCTCAGTGGTCAAAAACTATATTCAGAGACTTATTTTATGACATGGTCACAAGAAAAGTATGCCCTTAAAGATGTGGACACATGGATCCACATCTTCCATAATACAATAATCCTCTGGTACTAgatcaggaata aaaaaaaaaacaacctcagaAATCAGTGATATATCCCAGGAAGTCACTCAACACCTGTCTGCTTCATGTACAAGGCCCCAGTTTCCTTCCTTAATGAAGCCAGAGTCTTCTCTCAAGGTACTTTACAATAgggaagaccctgtttccaagGATCAGAGAGAAAACTCACAGCGTGATTCACTGACAAGGACTTTTGTCTCTCACCACTTGCTCAAGGCAAGTTGTCTTTCCCACGCCAGGATGGATATCTCAGAACAGCTCCACCTGCTAAAAGGTCTACAGCTAAAAATAGCATCAAAACTCTTAAGA TGTCAAGTACCCCACAATATCCCTCCACGTTTCTCATCAGGTCTCATCCTGAATTATCCCAACTGCCTGCAGTGTGGCCGATGTTCAGGATTTAATTGCTGACATAAGTTACAGTCTGCTTTTGGTCCATATCTTCTTGTGTACACATAGCTCCACCTTTTAAACATTCCTGATGGCCAGGGTGAGATGTGGTGGCATCTTGGTTTTAGATTGAGAACTGGGAAAAGACCTCAAGTCTCTAAGCATTGTGGAAGAAAAAGAGCAGATACATGGAAGAGCACTACATTACCATCACAAAGGAAATCTAAAATCTTTCCTCCAGCTTCCAAGAGTCCAACTACTCCAAAAGATTTCCAGTCTCGATCTT AAGTACTAGTGCACATTAGAAAAAAGCAATGGGGCAGCCATGGTGTGGTCAGCAAGACAGATGCCAAAGATTCTGAACACCATGAATTATGTCAGCTTCACTCTGTATCCGAGAGTGGCTTTGAAAGTAATCAGGATGAAA TGGTGAAATCAAGGCTCAAAAAGACCTTTGGTTTAAAATATCCAATGAAGAAAACCATTAAGgaacttaaaacacaaaacacaaaggtCTACAAAAATAGTAGAACCCCAGAAGAGAGTCCTTTTAGAATGATGTGTCCAACAAGAAGCAAGAGTATTGAAACCACTCAAACAAGCACTGTTTCTTCAAAGAGACAACCTAAGAAATCCTCCCAGCCCAAGTTCATCCAGCTGCTTTTCCAGTGCCTAAGGCAGGCATTCCAAATGGCACATAGAATTGTAGCTTTTACTGGACAGAAGCCTGAGGATAGGACAAGGCCCAGGCACTTTGTAGTCATGCAAATACTT ACCTTTGCAATTGGAGAAACAGATGACACTGTCCAAGTTACTTCAATCTTCCAACCTTTGAGTATAGTTCAAAATGTCAACAGCAGAGCAAAGAAAAACCACAGTGATGACATCTCCTGTCCAGAGTCTTAA